One Salvia splendens isolate huo1 unplaced genomic scaffold, SspV2 ctg981, whole genome shotgun sequence genomic window carries:
- the LOC121791976 gene encoding single-stranded DNA-binding protein, mitochondrial-like, with the protein MASSLSRKLSAAILSKHRPLSNTSLSFCTKSLSSPESVSDSDSPPDSPPPNQQRTNTDRPLENGLDLGIYKAILVGQVGQAPIQKRLKSGKIVTLISLGTGGIRNNRRPLDNEEPRDYANRCAVQWHRISVYPEKLGELAAKNLVPGSTLYVEGNLETKIFNDPITGLVRRIREIAVRRNGRILVLGNGAEAAQFSRNDMAGVGYY; encoded by the coding sequence ATGGCgtcttctctctctagaaaacTATCCGCTGCCATTCTCTCGAAGCACAGACCACTCTCGAACACATCTCTCTCTTTCTGCACCAAAAGTCTCTCCTCCCCAGAATCCGTTTCCGATTCCGACTCACCACCCGATTCTCCCCCTCCAAACCAGCAGCGCACCAATACCGATCGACCCCTCGAAAACGGCTTGGACCTCGGCATTTACAAGGCGATATTGGTAGGGCAGGTTGGGCAGGCGCCGATTCAAAAGCGGCTGAAAAGCGGGAAAATAGTAACCCTAATTTCGCTCGGCACGGGTGGCATTCGCAACAATCGGAGGCCGCTGGACAACGAGGAGCCGCGTGATTACGCCAATCGCTGCGCGGTGCAGTGGCACAGGATTTCTGTGTATCCTGAGAAATTGGGCGAACTCGCCGCGAAGAATCTCGTCCCCGGTTCTACATTGTACGTGGAAGGGAATCTCGAGACTAAAATATTCAATGATCCGATAACTGGACTCGTCCGTCGAATCAGAGAGATTGCTGTACGTCGGAATGGGAGGATTCTGGTTCTAGGAAACGGAGCTGAAGCGGCGCAGTTTTCAAGGAATGATATGGCTGGGGTTGGATATTACTGA